In Novipirellula galeiformis, one DNA window encodes the following:
- a CDS encoding YhdH/YhfP family quinone oxidoreductase: MRCFWVEKSESGEVTSSLTDKPVSILDSSDTSEPRIRIQVQYSSLNYKDAMAATGHPGIVRHFPHIPGIDAVGRVIQSQDAAFPVGAEVIVTGNQLGVTHFGAWAEQIDVPVSWAVPLPESLTPLQSMALGTAGFTAAQCVAALIDHGVTPESGSVVVTGATGGVASLAISLLVKLGYSVVAVTGKQSEHEALKQRGVDHVLSRSEFIDDSRRPLLSAAYAGAVDTVGGTMLETLLRSTQYRGCVAACGLTGGAELNTTVYPFLLRGVTLCGIDSAMCPMPIRKKIWQRLSSDWKLDDLDSLTEIVPMDELSSMVSKILAGGMVGRAVIQI; this comes from the coding sequence ATGCGTTGTTTTTGGGTAGAGAAAAGCGAATCGGGCGAAGTGACTTCGTCGTTGACCGACAAACCTGTTTCGATTCTTGATTCATCCGACACGAGCGAGCCGCGAATCCGAATTCAAGTCCAATACTCGTCGCTGAACTATAAAGACGCAATGGCGGCAACCGGGCACCCTGGGATCGTTCGCCACTTTCCTCATATCCCCGGCATCGATGCGGTCGGACGTGTGATTCAAAGCCAAGATGCGGCGTTCCCGGTTGGCGCTGAAGTGATCGTAACGGGAAACCAATTGGGGGTCACCCACTTCGGCGCTTGGGCCGAACAGATTGATGTTCCCGTGTCGTGGGCGGTGCCGCTACCGGAATCACTCACCCCGCTGCAATCGATGGCCCTCGGCACAGCCGGTTTTACTGCGGCTCAGTGTGTCGCCGCGCTGATCGATCATGGCGTGACCCCTGAATCGGGTAGTGTCGTGGTAACCGGAGCGACCGGCGGTGTCGCCAGTCTGGCCATTTCACTGCTCGTTAAACTGGGCTACTCCGTCGTCGCGGTGACAGGAAAGCAGAGCGAGCACGAAGCTCTGAAGCAGCGGGGTGTCGACCACGTGCTATCGCGAAGCGAGTTCATTGATGACAGCAGACGACCGTTGTTGAGCGCGGCGTACGCCGGCGCGGTCGATACCGTGGGCGGAACGATGCTGGAAACGCTGTTGCGGTCGACCCAGTACCGCGGCTGCGTTGCCGCCTGTGGTTTGACCGGCGGGGCGGAGCTAAACACGACGGTTTATCCGTTCCTGTTGCGCGGCGTGACGCTCTGTGGGATTGATTCAGCGATGTGCCCGATGCCGATACGAAAAAAGATTTGGCAGCGTCTGTCGAGTGATTGGAAGCTCGACGATCTCGATTCATTGACCGAGATCGTGCCCATGGATGAATTGTCATCAATGGTTTCGAAGATCTTGGCCGGAGGCATGGTCGGACGCGCCGTTATCCAAATCTAA
- a CDS encoding DUF1501 domain-containing protein has protein sequence MNNLSLPLSRRSLLQQGLSSFAGLALADLLHSDNALAGAAGTVTPLHHPPRAKRVVQLFMAGAASHVDTFDYKSLLQKQNGKPWDPGEQVELFQSAPGACMASPWKFKPYGESGKMLSDIVAPLGDVVDKIAFVHNVVAKTGVHSQATLLQTTGFQLPGFPSAGAWVSYGLGSENENLPAFVVLPDHRGLASNGAKNWASTFLSAEHQGTVIRVGSETPIRDLFAPHSDFITAESDAAGLAALRQLNLAYAERRPDDERLAARVRSYELAAAMQLSATDALDVSSEPQYIQSMYGLATEGPGVDDSVINRKAETEFFGRKCLVARRLLERGVRFVQVWSGNDNGHPRRNWDSHENVRRDHEPLALGMATGAAALIKDLEQRGMLDDTLILWTTEFGRMPCSQGSEGRDHNPFVFTNWMCGGGIKGGTYGPSDPWGYKPLERLRSHQVYDIHATILHQLGIDHTRLSVRNNGIDRRLTDVHGHVIEDVLS, from the coding sequence GTGAACAATTTATCTCTCCCGCTCTCGCGACGATCGTTATTGCAACAGGGGCTGTCGAGCTTTGCGGGGTTAGCGTTGGCCGACCTGCTCCACAGCGATAACGCGTTAGCCGGTGCTGCCGGTACGGTCACGCCCTTGCACCATCCACCGCGTGCCAAACGAGTCGTGCAGTTGTTCATGGCGGGTGCGGCCAGCCATGTGGACACGTTTGACTATAAGTCGTTGCTGCAGAAACAGAATGGCAAACCGTGGGATCCCGGCGAACAGGTGGAGTTGTTCCAGAGCGCCCCCGGTGCGTGCATGGCCAGCCCATGGAAGTTCAAGCCGTACGGCGAATCGGGAAAAATGCTTAGCGATATCGTGGCTCCGCTCGGCGACGTCGTCGACAAGATCGCGTTCGTCCACAACGTGGTGGCGAAGACGGGCGTCCACAGCCAAGCGACACTGCTACAAACCACGGGATTCCAATTGCCGGGGTTTCCCAGTGCCGGGGCGTGGGTTTCGTACGGATTGGGCAGCGAGAACGAGAACCTGCCCGCGTTCGTAGTGTTGCCGGACCATCGCGGATTGGCTTCCAATGGTGCCAAGAATTGGGCGAGCACGTTCTTGTCCGCCGAACATCAAGGAACCGTGATCCGTGTGGGAAGCGAGACGCCGATTCGAGACCTGTTTGCTCCGCATAGTGACTTCATTACAGCGGAAAGTGACGCCGCTGGTTTAGCGGCGCTTCGCCAGCTGAATCTCGCTTATGCTGAACGACGTCCCGACGACGAGCGACTTGCTGCCCGGGTTCGCTCGTATGAACTCGCCGCTGCGATGCAACTGAGTGCTACCGATGCATTGGACGTTTCATCAGAACCACAATACATCCAATCCATGTACGGGCTCGCTACCGAAGGCCCGGGCGTGGATGATTCGGTGATCAACCGCAAAGCGGAAACCGAATTTTTCGGACGCAAGTGCTTGGTCGCCCGCCGCTTGCTCGAACGCGGAGTCCGATTCGTTCAAGTGTGGAGCGGCAATGACAATGGACACCCACGTCGAAATTGGGACAGCCACGAAAATGTCCGTCGTGATCATGAGCCCTTGGCATTGGGGATGGCTACCGGGGCTGCGGCCTTGATCAAGGATCTCGAACAACGGGGGATGCTGGACGATACGCTGATCCTGTGGACTACCGAATTCGGTCGCATGCCGTGTTCACAGGGGAGTGAAGGCCGCGATCACAATCCGTTTGTGTTTACGAATTGGATGTGCGGTGGCGGCATCAAAGGGGGGACCTATGGGCCGAGCGACCCGTGGGGCTACAAACCGCTGGAACGTCTACGTTCTCACCAAGTCTACGACATCCATGCTACGATCCTGCATCAATTGGGGATCGACCACACGCGATTGAGCGTGCGAAATAATGGCATCGACCGCCGACTCACCGACGTGCATGGGCACGTGATCGAGGACGTGTTGAGTTAG
- a CDS encoding DUF1549 domain-containing protein, producing the protein MFSSAFLSARSLIHRGMQTGVWMCLTLWLSSWAFGEAPIQFVADVAPLLQQHCLRCHNDVDRSGELSFTTADDLFTSESINRLDPEASPLLERVTPLDGQASMPQDAPPLSASEIAILRDWIAAGAPWPADVTLVEPSVSDLDWWSLQTLTLPKLAMAPSTHPIDTFIDAKLDSQGLKPVGMADARTLIRRLHYDLTGLPPSPREVDAFVAESQTHPEAAYVALLDRLLDSPHFGEKWGQHWLDIARYAETHGYDKDKPRSNAWPYRDYVIRSFNDDKPYARFVQEQVAGDALFPHSADGIIGLGFLAAGPWDLIGHVEVGEGKLDGRIAKHLDRDEMATAVFNVFMSTTIQCAQCHHHKFDPIRAEEYYRLHAVFAAVDRADRVYNGLPPEQKEQQQSLATQVHSLQQEQQAIESELEHAISQRTKELDRRIEELVAMHGITQRAEFGYHSQITKVQETTKWVQLDLGERRSIAHVRVTAAYDDYNHIGAGFGFPVRYHIDVSNDERFEDESVRRILDASEQDQANPKLQMILAAVGGEPIRYVRFTATKLAPRHNDCMLALGELEALDSASGINHALQATGKALDSIEAAPRWGIDNLMDDVSYRKFDDEQAITEWMQLDAQRSEITQTLRTAEHESRLRAITQSIASLEAQLSQFPPGQLVYAATTQFARQGQFVPTGGKPRPIPFLHRGDVSSGGEPVVPALPQLWRSKASSGSIKPDASEAEMRASLARYLTDHDNPLLWRSIANRVWQWVFGQPLVSTPNDFGRMGALPTHSELLDYLAVQLRDDPKQSIKSLVRMLVTSQAYRRSSAYDEANATVDSDNALLWRFNRRRLTAEEFRDSLLSLAGVLRLDARGGPSFQDFVIEKPEHSPHYEYHLHDPQDPTSHRRSIYRFVVRSQPQPMMTALDCADPSISVPQRDESTTAIQALTQWNHRLTEAMSVHFAKRLRTESPHTLDRRIDQACRLAWGRNPSEAERAVLENLIRAEGEETFARVLLNTSQFIYVE; encoded by the coding sequence GTGTTTTCCTCCGCCTTTCTTTCGGCTCGCTCGTTGATCCACCGCGGTATGCAAACCGGCGTTTGGATGTGTCTGACGCTCTGGTTGAGTTCATGGGCGTTTGGCGAGGCCCCGATCCAGTTTGTGGCCGACGTCGCTCCGCTGCTCCAACAGCACTGTCTGCGTTGCCACAACGATGTGGATCGCAGCGGTGAGCTCTCGTTCACGACCGCGGACGACTTGTTCACCAGCGAATCGATCAACCGCCTGGATCCCGAAGCGAGTCCCTTGCTCGAACGGGTCACGCCGTTGGATGGCCAAGCCTCGATGCCTCAGGACGCACCACCCTTGTCGGCCAGCGAGATTGCGATCCTGCGCGACTGGATTGCCGCGGGAGCCCCGTGGCCAGCCGACGTCACCCTGGTCGAGCCGTCCGTCTCGGATCTCGATTGGTGGTCGCTACAAACGTTGACGCTCCCCAAACTCGCTATGGCACCGTCGACCCATCCCATCGACACTTTCATTGATGCAAAATTAGACTCTCAAGGGCTCAAGCCGGTTGGGATGGCGGACGCGCGGACGCTGATTCGCCGCCTGCATTACGATCTCACCGGGCTGCCACCCTCCCCACGCGAGGTTGATGCGTTTGTGGCCGAGTCACAAACGCATCCCGAGGCCGCTTATGTGGCGTTGCTAGACCGGTTGCTCGATTCGCCTCACTTTGGCGAAAAGTGGGGGCAACATTGGCTTGACATTGCTCGCTATGCCGAGACGCACGGTTACGACAAAGACAAACCGCGCAGCAATGCATGGCCTTATCGCGACTACGTCATTCGCAGCTTCAACGATGACAAACCGTACGCCCGTTTCGTGCAGGAACAGGTTGCCGGTGATGCGTTGTTCCCCCATTCCGCCGACGGCATCATCGGGCTTGGGTTTCTAGCCGCCGGCCCCTGGGATCTGATCGGCCACGTGGAAGTGGGCGAGGGGAAACTCGATGGCCGGATTGCCAAGCACCTTGATCGCGACGAAATGGCAACCGCAGTGTTCAACGTCTTCATGAGTACAACGATTCAATGTGCTCAATGTCATCACCATAAATTCGACCCGATTCGCGCGGAGGAGTACTACCGTTTGCATGCGGTGTTTGCAGCGGTCGATCGCGCCGATCGTGTTTACAACGGCTTGCCGCCCGAACAAAAGGAACAACAGCAATCGCTGGCGACCCAGGTCCACTCGCTCCAACAGGAGCAGCAAGCCATTGAGTCCGAACTCGAGCATGCGATTAGTCAACGCACCAAGGAACTTGACCGTCGCATCGAGGAACTGGTGGCAATGCACGGCATCACGCAGCGAGCCGAGTTTGGCTATCACAGCCAAATCACCAAGGTTCAGGAAACGACAAAGTGGGTGCAACTCGATTTGGGCGAACGTCGCTCTATTGCACATGTGCGAGTAACGGCTGCGTATGACGATTACAACCACATCGGCGCCGGCTTTGGATTCCCGGTTCGGTATCACATTGACGTCTCCAACGACGAGCGTTTCGAAGACGAGTCGGTTCGGCGAATTTTAGATGCGAGTGAACAAGACCAAGCCAATCCGAAGTTACAAATGATATTGGCCGCGGTGGGTGGCGAACCCATTCGCTACGTCCGATTCACTGCAACTAAGCTGGCTCCTCGCCATAACGACTGCATGCTCGCCTTGGGCGAATTGGAAGCACTCGATTCGGCATCGGGAATCAATCATGCGTTGCAAGCGACGGGCAAGGCGTTGGACAGTATCGAAGCGGCACCCCGCTGGGGCATCGATAACTTGATGGATGACGTTTCCTACCGAAAATTTGATGACGAGCAGGCGATTACCGAGTGGATGCAACTCGATGCCCAAAGGTCCGAAATCACGCAAACGCTGCGTACCGCAGAGCACGAATCACGTCTGCGAGCGATCACGCAATCCATCGCCTCGCTCGAAGCACAGCTCAGCCAGTTTCCACCAGGTCAGCTCGTCTACGCTGCGACCACCCAATTCGCTCGCCAAGGGCAATTTGTGCCGACCGGTGGGAAACCGCGTCCTATTCCTTTCTTGCACCGCGGCGACGTGAGTTCGGGCGGGGAACCGGTCGTTCCCGCTCTGCCGCAGCTATGGCGCAGCAAAGCATCGTCGGGGAGCATCAAACCGGACGCAAGCGAGGCGGAAATGCGGGCGAGTTTGGCGCGCTATCTGACTGACCATGATAACCCTTTGCTGTGGCGGTCGATCGCCAATCGCGTCTGGCAATGGGTGTTTGGGCAACCGCTGGTGAGCACCCCAAATGATTTTGGTCGTATGGGAGCATTGCCCACCCATTCCGAACTACTCGATTATTTAGCGGTGCAATTGCGAGATGATCCCAAGCAATCGATCAAATCACTCGTGCGGATGTTGGTCACCAGCCAAGCCTATCGCCGCTCGAGCGCCTACGACGAAGCCAACGCTACCGTCGATTCAGATAATGCGTTGCTGTGGCGATTCAACCGTCGACGTTTGACCGCCGAAGAGTTCCGAGATTCACTGCTATCGCTCGCGGGGGTGTTGCGGTTAGACGCTCGCGGCGGCCCAAGCTTTCAAGACTTCGTGATCGAAAAACCGGAGCATTCGCCGCACTACGAATATCATCTACACGATCCCCAGGATCCCACGTCGCATCGGCGCAGCATCTATCGGTTTGTCGTTCGATCGCAACCCCAACCGATGATGACGGCACTCGATTGTGCCGACCCCTCGATCAGCGTTCCTCAGCGTGATGAATCCACCACCGCGATCCAGGCGCTGACGCAGTGGAACCATCGGTTGACCGAAGCGATGTCGGTTCATTTTGCCAAACGGCTCCGAACGGAATCGCCGCACACCCTCGATCGGCGAATCGACCAAGCGTGTCGATTGGCATGGGGGCGGAATCCCAGCGAAGCGGAGCGTGCGGTACTCGAAAACCTGATTCGCGCCGAGGGTGAAGAAACCTTCGCGAGAGTGCTCCTGAACACCAGCCAGTTTATTTATGTGGAATAG
- a CDS encoding DEAD/DEAH box helicase yields the protein MLNVEINPQASWCENDLVPSGTYELSIPAIEPRSLPIRVSPLKARVTGFLFPEANQWVAPSSKAAAAGNEENGLKVAEATKKKPKVDRKRHRIKPPSDVVKLQDRLYYLLQPPLDLLVGSGQLNFPFEPFPYQLDGIAFMFPRFACVLADEMGLGKTMQAISTIRLLLCSGEVRSILLVCPKPLVSNWLREFRVWAPEIPIVAIEGNAAKRDFQWRSTEIPVKVANYELLMRDKETVLESGLHFDLVVLDEAQRIKNRNSTTAEIVRAIPRTRSWALTGTPVENSPDDLVGVFDFLSPGFLQVGMPLPQMAAKAHEYILRRTKDMVLDDMPPKLYRDAELDLTPEQWATYEQAESEGVIQLEELEEMLTIQHVFELVLRLKQICNFDPMTGSSTKLERLVADMEEVAASGKKAIVFSQWVNSIDQMKPALERFGPLEYHGRIPHKQREGVIDRFKNDPKSHVILMSYGAGSVGLNLQFCEYVFLFDRWWNPAIEDQAINRAHRIGARGAVTVTRMLAMNTIEQRIAAVLDQKREMFDALFAEQGGGPVAAGGGLSREEIFGLFDLRAPCGKKVA from the coding sequence ATGCTCAACGTCGAGATCAATCCGCAAGCGAGCTGGTGCGAAAACGATCTGGTGCCATCGGGCACTTACGAACTTTCGATTCCCGCGATCGAACCACGCTCGTTACCCATTCGTGTCTCGCCGCTGAAGGCACGGGTGACTGGATTCCTGTTCCCGGAAGCGAATCAGTGGGTCGCGCCAAGCTCGAAAGCCGCGGCGGCGGGCAACGAAGAGAACGGTTTGAAGGTTGCCGAGGCGACGAAAAAGAAGCCCAAGGTCGACCGCAAACGCCATCGCATCAAGCCGCCCAGCGACGTGGTCAAGCTGCAAGACCGTTTGTACTACTTGTTGCAACCGCCTCTCGATTTGCTCGTCGGCAGCGGGCAATTGAATTTCCCCTTCGAACCGTTTCCTTATCAACTCGATGGGATTGCGTTTATGTTCCCTCGTTTCGCTTGTGTGCTAGCGGACGAGATGGGATTGGGCAAAACGATGCAAGCGATCAGCACGATTCGTTTGTTGCTATGTAGCGGAGAGGTTCGCAGCATCCTGTTGGTTTGCCCAAAGCCGTTGGTTTCGAATTGGCTGAGAGAATTTCGCGTTTGGGCGCCTGAGATTCCAATTGTTGCGATCGAAGGCAACGCGGCGAAACGCGATTTTCAATGGCGATCGACGGAGATACCGGTCAAGGTCGCCAACTACGAATTATTGATGCGAGACAAGGAAACGGTCCTGGAAAGTGGATTGCATTTCGACTTGGTCGTACTCGATGAAGCGCAACGGATCAAGAATCGCAACAGCACGACGGCGGAGATTGTCCGTGCGATACCGCGTACACGTTCATGGGCGTTGACCGGAACGCCGGTCGAGAATTCGCCCGATGACTTGGTCGGAGTGTTTGATTTCCTCTCGCCGGGGTTTTTGCAAGTCGGAATGCCGCTGCCGCAGATGGCCGCGAAGGCACACGAGTATATTTTGCGCCGCACCAAGGACATGGTGCTCGATGACATGCCTCCGAAACTTTACCGCGATGCCGAACTCGATCTAACCCCTGAGCAATGGGCTACGTACGAGCAGGCCGAGTCCGAGGGAGTCATTCAATTAGAAGAGTTGGAAGAGATGTTGACGATTCAACACGTCTTCGAACTCGTCTTGCGACTGAAGCAAATTTGCAATTTTGATCCGATGACGGGCAGCAGCACCAAGCTCGAGCGGTTGGTTGCGGATATGGAAGAGGTTGCCGCCAGCGGCAAGAAGGCGATCGTGTTCAGTCAGTGGGTCAACAGTATCGACCAAATGAAACCAGCGTTGGAGCGATTTGGCCCGTTGGAGTACCACGGTCGCATCCCGCACAAGCAACGCGAAGGAGTGATTGATCGATTCAAAAACGACCCGAAAAGCCACGTGATCTTGATGAGTTACGGAGCGGGAAGCGTCGGTTTGAATCTTCAGTTTTGTGAATACGTGTTCCTGTTCGATCGTTGGTGGAACCCCGCGATCGAAGATCAAGCGATCAATCGAGCGCATCGTATCGGGGCCAGAGGGGCGGTCACGGTGACGCGGATGTTGGCAATGAATACGATCGAACAACGCATTGCTGCGGTACTGGATCAAAAGCGTGAGATGTTTGACGCCTTGTTCGCGGAGCAGGGTGGCGGCCCGGTCGCGGCAGGAGGTGGCCTTAGTCGCGAAGAGATTTTCGGTTTGTTTGATTTGCGTGCACCGTGCGGCAAGAAGGTCGCTTAA
- a CDS encoding NUDIX hydrolase, producing MNQDSPTPAEETIVLRGARFNVHAMSLVGNDGQTYIREVIRHPGAVVILPLLDADTIVMIENQRPTVGETLLELPAGTRESEEPAEQTAIRELREETGYQATSMTLLHEFYSAPGICDELMHLYVARDLTLGAHAREATEKIENHIATRGEIRQWIAEGRIRDAKTLVGLYAFLAGEW from the coding sequence ATGAATCAAGATTCCCCAACCCCCGCCGAAGAAACGATCGTGCTTCGCGGGGCTCGATTTAACGTCCATGCGATGTCGTTGGTCGGAAATGACGGTCAAACGTACATTCGCGAGGTGATTCGTCATCCCGGCGCGGTCGTCATCTTGCCACTGCTCGATGCCGATACGATTGTGATGATCGAAAACCAGCGTCCAACGGTTGGCGAAACCTTATTGGAATTGCCGGCCGGGACAAGGGAATCCGAAGAGCCTGCGGAGCAGACGGCGATTCGCGAGTTGAGGGAAGAAACCGGTTACCAAGCAACGTCGATGACACTGCTGCACGAATTTTATTCTGCGCCAGGCATTTGCGACGAATTGATGCATTTGTACGTGGCCCGCGATTTGACGTTGGGGGCACATGCACGCGAAGCGACCGAGAAGATCGAAAACCACATCGCGACTCGCGGTGAAATCCGACAATGGATTGCCGAGGGGCGAATCCGAGACGCCAAGACGTTGGTGGGGTTGTATGCGTTCTTGGCGGGGGAGTGGTGA
- a CDS encoding DUF2203 domain-containing protein, whose protein sequence is MVRALPSNDGSLPPQAVLFTPARATEMLPLLKTIMRDAMHLNQSIQRQRNQIEGIDRLAETIDHPSYRDEVNDIRGTLVADEARLDQCIMELTRLGVEPHLPLNGSIDFPAILHRQAVRLCWTLGEESVEYWHDIGQDASVRRPLPTQSIHA, encoded by the coding sequence ATGGTTCGAGCGTTACCAAGCAATGACGGGTCACTGCCGCCCCAAGCCGTGCTCTTCACTCCAGCGCGGGCAACGGAAATGTTGCCTCTGCTCAAGACGATCATGCGGGACGCAATGCATTTGAATCAATCGATCCAACGGCAACGCAATCAAATTGAGGGAATCGATCGCTTAGCCGAGACGATCGATCACCCTTCGTATCGCGATGAGGTGAATGACATTCGCGGAACCTTGGTTGCAGACGAAGCGAGATTGGATCAGTGCATCATGGAACTCACCCGGCTCGGGGTGGAGCCTCACTTGCCGCTTAACGGAAGCATCGATTTTCCGGCGATCCTCCATCGCCAAGCTGTCCGGTTGTGCTGGACTCTGGGCGAGGAGTCGGTCGAGTATTGGCACGACATCGGCCAGGACGCTTCCGTTCGTCGACCGTTGCCGACGCAATCGATCCACGCATAA
- the csrA gene encoding carbon storage regulator CsrA produces the protein MLVLSRKKNESIVINNDIRIVVVEIRGDKVRLGVEAPREVPVHRREVYDAIQRSLESGDAPVES, from the coding sequence ATGTTAGTTTTATCGAGAAAGAAGAACGAGAGCATCGTCATCAACAACGATATCCGAATCGTTGTGGTGGAAATTCGTGGGGATAAAGTCCGTCTGGGTGTTGAAGCCCCCCGCGAAGTGCCCGTTCATCGCCGCGAAGTTTACGACGCAATTCAACGCAGCCTTGAATCAGGCGACGCGCCGGTTGAGTCCTAG
- a CDS encoding enolase C-terminal domain-like protein, with protein MSAETANSSTNARVVQSHMHLLPVSTRVPLKFGAETLTSVLCLRVRISVVDGQGRQADGWGETPLSVQWAWPSSLGYDARLQSMIAFARRCSDAWSNSTASGHPMELGYDFIRTRLPELIEQHNAGTDAPNEALPLLAALICASAFDVALHDAYGNLHQVDIYETYNRQWMNHDLSHFLSPADDSTVSFAGMYPQDFFVADPPKQLDAWHLVGGLDPLEEHELTGDEPADGVPLFLGDWIRRDGLKRLKIKLRGNDSAWDYERMVRVGEIALANGVQSTTADFNCMVQDPEYVNEILDRLEREHPAISDLLLYVEQPFPYDLETNRIDVHSVSKRKPLFLDESAHDWQHVRLGRELGWTGVALKTCKTQTGALLSHCWAKAHGMGIMVQDLTNPMLAQIPHVRLAAQVGTIGGVETNAMQFYPAASDAEAKVHPGLYRRRDGKLDLSTISGPGFGYRVDEIERTLPAEGDAQA; from the coding sequence ATGTCAGCGGAAACGGCAAATTCATCCACGAACGCTCGCGTCGTGCAGTCACACATGCACCTGCTGCCTGTTTCAACGCGGGTACCGCTTAAGTTTGGAGCCGAGACGCTGACGAGCGTGCTGTGCCTGCGTGTTCGCATTTCGGTCGTAGACGGTCAAGGACGCCAGGCTGACGGTTGGGGCGAAACCCCGCTATCGGTCCAGTGGGCGTGGCCTAGCTCGCTTGGCTACGACGCCCGGTTGCAGTCGATGATTGCGTTTGCACGCCGTTGCTCGGACGCTTGGTCCAACTCGACCGCTAGCGGACATCCGATGGAACTCGGATACGACTTTATCCGCACCCGTTTGCCTGAGCTGATTGAGCAACACAACGCTGGGACGGATGCCCCAAACGAAGCGTTGCCATTGCTTGCCGCCTTGATTTGCGCCAGCGCATTTGATGTCGCACTGCACGACGCCTACGGCAACTTGCACCAAGTCGACATCTACGAAACCTATAACCGCCAATGGATGAATCACGACTTGAGTCATTTCCTGTCGCCGGCGGACGACAGCACGGTTTCTTTCGCAGGAATGTATCCGCAAGATTTCTTTGTCGCCGATCCACCCAAACAGCTCGATGCGTGGCACCTCGTGGGCGGCTTAGACCCACTCGAAGAACACGAATTGACCGGCGATGAGCCGGCTGATGGGGTCCCCTTGTTTCTCGGCGACTGGATTCGCCGGGACGGGCTCAAACGGTTGAAGATCAAATTGCGTGGCAATGATTCCGCCTGGGACTACGAGCGAATGGTGCGCGTCGGCGAAATTGCACTCGCCAATGGAGTGCAGTCCACCACCGCCGATTTCAACTGCATGGTGCAAGATCCTGAATACGTCAACGAGATTCTCGATCGGCTCGAGCGAGAGCATCCTGCGATTAGCGATCTGTTGCTGTATGTCGAGCAACCGTTCCCCTACGACTTAGAAACCAATCGCATCGACGTCCATTCGGTCTCGAAGCGGAAGCCATTGTTTCTCGACGAAAGTGCTCACGATTGGCAACATGTCCGTCTCGGACGTGAACTCGGTTGGACCGGGGTGGCATTGAAGACATGCAAAACGCAAACCGGTGCGTTGCTGAGCCATTGCTGGGCAAAAGCTCATGGGATGGGCATCATGGTCCAGGATTTGACCAATCCAATGCTGGCGCAAATCCCACATGTAAGACTGGCTGCCCAAGTCGGCACGATCGGAGGGGTCGAAACCAATGCGATGCAGTTCTACCCCGCCGCCTCGGATGCTGAAGCCAAGGTCCACCCTGGGCTCTATCGTCGCCGCGACGGAAAGCTAGATCTGTCGACGATCTCCGGCCCTGGTTTTGGGTATCGCGTCGACGAAATTGAGCGAACGCTCCCCGCCGAGGGTGATGCCCAAGCGTGA